A portion of the Bombus terrestris unplaced genomic scaffold, iyBomTerr1.2, whole genome shotgun sequence genome contains these proteins:
- the LOC125386983 gene encoding uncharacterized protein LOC125386983 has protein sequence MEQLMAIVRQITQPREQRPSETSTIVPLPRFNPGSLGSDPAAWCATVDVIMEEKPLQGGALLCALSAALESPAAQWLTQVPATQISSWPKFKDRFLTRFGGKETAATVLWKMKNQARLEGETLGDYSSRLRSFLMARWERCTKDEIVNAVVLLHIGSQDQRVLRIALTNDIKTEDQLTGEMTVLFDSVKRPASSVSNSSASPEAKRHKP, from the coding sequence ATGGAACAACTCATGGCTATCGTGCGCCAGATAACTCAGCCGCGAGAGCAAAGACCGAGTGAAACATCTACGATCGTGCCGCTTCCGcgttttaaccccggaagcttgggttccgacccagccgcatggtgtgcgactgttgacgtgatcatggaagaaaaacctttgcaaggcggtgcgctactttgtgccttgagtgccgctctAGAAAGCCCGGCAGCGCAGTGGCTTACACAAGTACCTGCTACTCAAatttcctcttggccaaagtttaaagaccgtttccttacaCGCTTTGGTGGGAAAGAGACAGCTGCCACGGTGCTATGGAAGATGAAAAACCAAGcacgactggagggtgaaaccctgggagattacagcagccgtttacgttccttcctgatggcgaggtgggaaaggtgtaccaaggacgagatagtcaacgctgTCGTGCTCCTTCATATAGGttcacaggaccagcgcgtcctacggatagcactcacgaacgatatcaagaccgaggaccagcTCACAGGCGAAATGACAGTGCTCTTCGATTCtgtgaagaggccggcgtcttcagtaagcaactcctccgcgagtcccgaagctaaacggcataagcct